CGTTCTCTTGCTCACCAGGCTCTCGTTTTGAACGGTGCCGTTTTCGCCGATCGTCCACCGGCGGAATCGATCAGTAAGATTATTTCGAGTAACCAACATAACATCAGCTCTTGTTTATATGGAGCTACGTGGCGTCTTCTTCGCCGGAATCTCACTTCTGAGATTCTTCACCCCTCGCGCCTGAGATCTTACTCTCATGCGCGGCGTTGGGTTCTTGAGATTCTTTTTGGTCGATTTGGTAAAAACAGAGGTGAAGAAccgattgttgttgttgatcatCTTCACTATGCGATGTTTGCGCTTCTTGTTCTCATGTGTTTTGGAGATAAGCTTGACGAGAAGCAAATAAAACAAGTGGAATATGTTCAGAGACGACAGCTTCTTGGATTTTCCAGATTTAACATCCTTACCCTTTGGCCTAAGTTCACTAAATTGATTTATCGAAAGAGATGGGAAGAGTTCTTCCAGATGCAGAGCGAACAGCAGGATGTTTTGCTTCCGCTGATTCGTGCTCGGAGGAAGATCGTTgatgagaggaagaagagatcatcagaggaagaaaaagacaacaaagagTATGTACAATCATATGTTGATACTCTGCTCGATGTGGAGCTTCCAGATGAGAAGAGGAAGCTAAACGAGGATGAGATTGTGAGTTTGTGTTCGGAGTTTCTTAATGCCGGGACTGATACAACTGCCACCGCGTTGCAATGGATCATGGCGAACCTTGTGAAAAACCCGGAGATTCAGAGGAGGTTATATGAGGAGATCAAAAGCATAGTTGGGGAAGAAGCAAAGGAAGTAGAGGAACAAGACGCGCAAAAGATGCCGTATCTAAAGGCAGTGGTGATGGAGGGTCTCCGAAGACATCCTCCGGGACAT
This sequence is a window from Arabidopsis thaliana chromosome 1 sequence. Protein-coding genes within it:
- the CYP89A6 gene encoding cytochrome P450, family 87, subfamily A, polypeptide 6 (''cytochrome P450, family 87, subfamily A, polypeptide 6'' (CYP89A6); FUNCTIONS IN: electron carrier activity, monooxygenase activity, iron ion binding, oxygen binding, heme binding; INVOLVED IN: oxidation reduction; LOCATED IN: endomembrane system; CONTAINS InterPro DOMAIN/s: Cytochrome P450 (InterPro:IPR001128), Cytochrome P450, conserved site (InterPro:IPR017972), Cytochrome P450, E-class, group I (InterPro:IPR002401); BEST Arabidopsis thaliana protein match is: cytochrome P450, family 89, subfamily A, polypeptide 5 (TAIR:AT1G64950.1); Has 33831 Blast hits to 33673 proteins in 1720 species: Archae - 52; Bacteria - 4308; Metazoa - 11763; Fungi - 7071; Plants - 9227; Viruses - 3; Other Eukaryotes - 1407 (source: NCBI BLink).), with the translated sequence MEIWLLILGSLFLSLLVNHLLFRRRDSFSSLPLPPDPNFFPFIGTLKWLRKGLGGLDNYLRSVHHHLGPIITLRITSRPAIFVTDRSLAHQALVLNGAVFADRPPAESISKIISSNQHNISSCLYGATWRLLRRNLTSEILHPSRLRSYSHARRWVLEILFGRFGKNRGEEPIVVVDHLHYAMFALLVLMCFGDKLDEKQIKQVEYVQRRQLLGFSRFNILTLWPKFTKLIYRKRWEEFFQMQSEQQDVLLPLIRARRKIVDERKKRSSEEEKDNKEYVQSYVDTLLDVELPDEKRKLNEDEIVSLCSEFLNAGTDTTATALQWIMANLVKNPEIQRRLYEEIKSIVGEEAKEVEEQDAQKMPYLKAVVMEGLRRHPPGHFVLPHSVTEDTVLGGYKVPKKGTINFMVAEIGRDPKVWEEPMAFKPERFMEEAVDITGSRGIKMMPFGAGRRICPGIGLAMLHLEYYVANMVREFEWQEVQGHEVDLTEKLEFTVVMKHPLKALAVPRRSH